In Pseudomonas deceptionensis, a single window of DNA contains:
- the rplB gene encoding 50S ribosomal protein L2, producing MAIVKCKPTSPGRRHVVKVVNQELHKGAPHAPLLEKKSKTGGRNNNGRITTRHIGGGHKQHYRLVDFRRNDKDGIPATVERIEYDPNRTAHIALMLYADGERRYIIAPKGVSAGDQLIAGALAPIKPGNALQLRNIPVGSTVHGIELKPGKGAQIARSAGASAQLVARDGVYVTLRLRSGEMRKVLAECRATLGEVSNSEHSLRSLGKAGAKRWRGVRPTVRGVAMNPVDHPHGGGEGRTSGGRHPVSPWGFPTKGAKTRGNKRTDKMIVRRRK from the coding sequence ATGGCAATCGTTAAATGCAAACCGACTTCCCCTGGCCGCCGTCATGTGGTCAAGGTGGTCAACCAGGAGCTGCATAAAGGCGCTCCTCACGCACCGCTGCTCGAGAAGAAATCGAAGACTGGTGGTCGTAACAACAATGGCCGTATTACCACTCGTCACATCGGTGGTGGTCATAAGCAGCACTATCGTTTGGTCGACTTCCGTCGCAACGACAAAGATGGCATTCCAGCCACTGTTGAGCGTATCGAATACGATCCAAACCGTACTGCTCACATTGCTCTTATGTTGTACGCAGACGGCGAGCGCCGTTACATCATCGCCCCTAAAGGCGTGAGTGCTGGTGACCAGCTGATCGCAGGTGCTTTGGCACCGATCAAGCCGGGCAACGCTCTGCAACTGCGCAACATTCCAGTTGGTAGCACCGTACACGGCATCGAATTGAAGCCGGGTAAAGGCGCGCAAATCGCACGTTCCGCTGGTGCTTCGGCTCAGCTGGTCGCTCGTGATGGTGTCTACGTGACCCTGCGTCTGCGCTCTGGTGAAATGCGTAAAGTATTGGCTGAATGCCGTGCAACGCTTGGCGAAGTCTCGAACTCCGAGCACAGCCTGCGTTCGCTGGGTAAAGCTGGTGCCAAACGCTGGCGTGGCGTTCGCCCAACCGTTCGTGGTGTTGCCATGAACCCGGTTGACCACCCACATGGTGGTGGTGAAGGTCGTACCTCTGGTGGTCGTCATCCGGTATCGCCATGGGGCTTCCCGACTAAGGGCGCGAAGACTCGTGGTAATAAGCGTACCGACAAAATGATCGTCCGTCGTCGCAAGTAA
- the rpsS gene encoding 30S ribosomal protein S19 — MPRSLKKGPFIDLHLLKKIEVAAEKNDRKPVKTWSRRSMILPQMVGLTIAVHNGRLHVPVLVNEDMVGHKLGEFAGTRTYRGHVADKKAKR; from the coding sequence GTGCCACGTTCTCTGAAAAAAGGTCCTTTTATTGATCTTCACCTACTGAAGAAGATCGAAGTGGCGGCGGAAAAGAACGATCGCAAACCGGTGAAAACCTGGTCGCGCCGTTCTATGATCCTGCCACAAATGGTCGGTTTGACCATCGCTGTGCATAACGGTCGTCTTCATGTCCCAGTTCTCGTGAACGAAGACATGGTTGGCCATAAACTAGGCGAGTTTGCCGGTACCCGCACATATCGTGGGCACGTGGCAGACAAGAAAGCCAAGCGTTAA
- the rplV gene encoding 50S ribosomal protein L22 → MEVAAKLSGARISAQKARLVADQIRGKKVGEALNLLAFSNKKAAEIIKKVLESAVANAEHNEGADVDDLKVATVFVNEGRSLKRIMPRAKGRADRIVKRSCHITVKVADK, encoded by the coding sequence ATGGAAGTAGCCGCTAAGTTGTCGGGCGCTCGAATCTCCGCCCAGAAAGCCCGCTTGGTCGCCGACCAGATCCGCGGGAAGAAGGTGGGCGAAGCGCTCAACCTGTTGGCTTTCAGCAACAAGAAAGCCGCCGAGATCATCAAGAAAGTGCTGGAGTCGGCCGTAGCCAACGCCGAGCATAACGAAGGCGCAGACGTTGACGACCTCAAAGTCGCTACCGTTTTCGTCAACGAAGGGCGTTCGCTGAAGCGCATCATGCCGCGTGCCAAAGGCCGCGCTGATCGCATCGTCAAGCGGTCTTGCCATATCACTGTCAAGGTTGCTGACAAGTAA
- the rpsC gene encoding 30S ribosomal protein S3, with product MGQKVHPIGIRLGIVKEHTSVWYADGRTYADYLFADLKVREYLQDKLKSASVSRIDIHRPAQTARITIHTARPGIVIGKKGEDVEKLRQDLTKQMGVPVHINIEEIRKPELDGMLVAQSVAQQLERRVMFRRAMKRAVQNAMRIGAKGIKIQVSGRLGGAEIARTEWYREGRVPLHTLRADIDYANYEAHTTYGVIGVKVWIFKGEVIGGRQEELKPQAPAPRKKAAK from the coding sequence ATGGGTCAGAAAGTACATCCCATTGGCATTCGCCTGGGAATCGTCAAGGAGCACACCTCCGTCTGGTACGCAGACGGTCGGACTTATGCGGACTACTTGTTCGCTGATCTGAAGGTGCGTGAATACCTCCAAGACAAACTAAAAAGCGCGTCCGTAAGCCGTATCGATATCCATCGTCCGGCCCAAACTGCACGTATCACCATCCACACTGCTCGTCCTGGTATCGTTATCGGGAAGAAAGGTGAAGATGTTGAGAAACTGCGTCAGGACCTGACCAAGCAAATGGGTGTGCCTGTGCACATCAATATCGAAGAGATCCGCAAGCCGGAGCTCGACGGTATGCTGGTTGCGCAGAGCGTAGCTCAGCAGCTGGAGCGTCGTGTAATGTTCCGTCGCGCGATGAAACGCGCTGTACAGAACGCTATGCGCATTGGTGCCAAGGGCATCAAAATCCAAGTGAGCGGTCGTCTCGGCGGTGCTGAAATCGCACGTACTGAATGGTATCGCGAAGGTCGTGTGCCATTGCACACCCTGCGTGCCGACATCGACTATGCCAACTACGAAGCTCACACCACTTACGGTGTGATCGGTGTAAAGGTTTGGATCTTCAAAGGCGAAGTAATTGGTGGTCGCCAAGAAGAGCTGAAGCCACAAGCACCAGCGCCTCGTAAAAAAGCTGCTAAGTAA
- the rplP gene encoding 50S ribosomal protein L16, with protein sequence MLQPKRTKFRKQMTGHNRGLALRGSKVSFGEYALKSVARGRLTARQIESARRALTRHVKRGGKIWIRVFPDKPISKKPLEVRMGKGKGNVEYWVAQIQPGKVLYEIEGVTEELAREAFALAAAKLPLATSFVKRTVM encoded by the coding sequence ATGTTACAACCTAAGCGTACGAAGTTCCGCAAGCAAATGACTGGCCACAACCGTGGCTTGGCATTGCGCGGTAGCAAAGTCAGCTTCGGCGAGTATGCGCTGAAGTCTGTTGCTCGTGGTCGCCTAACCGCTCGTCAGATCGAATCAGCGCGTCGTGCACTGACCCGTCACGTTAAGCGTGGCGGTAAGATCTGGATCCGTGTATTCCCGGACAAGCCTATTTCCAAAAAGCCCCTAGAAGTTCGTATGGGTAAAGGTAAGGGTAACGTGGAATATTGGGTTGCCCAGATTCAGCCAGGCAAAGTCCTGTATGAAATCGAGGGTGTTACTGAAGAGCTGGCGCGTGAGGCTTTCGCCCTGGCTGCTGCAAAGCTGCCGCTCGCCACCTCCTTTGTTAAACGGACGGTGATGTGA
- the rpmC gene encoding 50S ribosomal protein L29 → MKANELREKSAQQLNEQLLGLLRDQFNLRMQKATGQLGQSHLLSQVKRDIARVKTVLKQQAGK, encoded by the coding sequence ATGAAAGCGAATGAACTTCGTGAAAAATCCGCACAGCAGCTGAACGAGCAACTGCTCGGCTTGCTGCGCGACCAGTTCAATCTGCGTATGCAGAAAGCAACTGGCCAGTTGGGGCAGTCGCATCTGCTCTCGCAAGTTAAGCGTGACATCGCTCGCGTGAAGACTGTGCTCAAACAGCAGGCAGGTAAGTAA
- the rpsQ gene encoding 30S ribosomal protein S17, with protein MAEAEKTVRTLTGRVVSDKMDKTITVLIERRVKHPIYGKYVKRSTKLHAHDETNQCHIGDKVTIRETRPMAKTKSWALVDVLERAVEV; from the coding sequence ATGGCTGAAGCCGAAAAGACTGTCCGTACGCTGACTGGCCGTGTTGTCAGCGACAAGATGGACAAAACCATCACCGTACTGATCGAGCGTCGCGTTAAGCACCCGATCTACGGTAAATACGTTAAGCGTTCGACTAAGCTGCACGCGCACGACGAAACCAATCAGTGCCACATCGGCGACAAAGTCACTATTCGTGAAACTCGTCCGATGGCCAAGACCAAGTCTTGGGCACTGGTTGATGTTCTCGAACGCGCTGTGGAAGTCTAA
- the rplN gene encoding 50S ribosomal protein L14 yields MIQTQSMLDVADNSGARRVMCIKVLGGSHRRYAGIGDIIKVTVKEAIPRGKVKKGQVMTAVVVRTRHGVRRADGSIIRFDGNAAVLLNNKQEPIGTRIFGPVTRELRTEKFMKIVSLAPEVL; encoded by the coding sequence ATGATTCAGACTCAATCCATGCTCGATGTGGCCGATAACAGCGGCGCACGCCGCGTTATGTGCATCAAGGTGCTGGGTGGCTCCCATCGTCGTTACGCTGGTATCGGTGACATCATCAAAGTTACCGTGAAGGAAGCAATTCCTCGCGGTAAAGTGAAAAAAGGCCAAGTGATGACTGCTGTTGTAGTCCGCACTCGTCACGGCGTACGTCGTGCTGATGGCTCCATTATCCGCTTTGATGGCAACGCTGCTGTTCTTCTGAACAACAAGCAAGAGCCGATCGGCACCCGTATCTTTGGGCCAGTGACCCGTGAACTTCGTACTGAGAAGTTCATGAAGATCGTCTCGCTCGCCCCAGAAGTGCTGTAA
- the rplX gene encoding 50S ribosomal protein L24: MQKIRRDDEIIVIAGKDKGKRGKVLKVLANNRLVIGGLNLVKRHTKPNPMSGVQGGIVEKEAPLDASNVAIFNGETNKADRVGFKVEEGKKIRVFKSTQKAVDA, from the coding sequence ATGCAAAAGATTCGTCGTGACGACGAGATCATCGTGATCGCCGGCAAAGACAAAGGTAAGCGCGGTAAGGTGCTTAAGGTTCTCGCTAACAACCGTTTGGTTATTGGCGGTCTGAACCTGGTTAAGCGTCATACCAAGCCTAACCCGATGTCGGGCGTACAAGGCGGTATCGTCGAAAAAGAAGCTCCACTGGACGCTTCTAACGTCGCCATCTTCAACGGCGAAACCAACAAGGCTGACCGCGTTGGTTTCAAAGTAGAAGAAGGCAAGAAAATTCGTGTCTTCAAGTCGACCCAAAAAGCGGTTGATGCTTGA
- the rplE gene encoding 50S ribosomal protein L5 gives MARLKEIYRKEIAPKLKEELKLSNVMEVPRVTKITLNMGLGEAIGDKKIIEHAVADLEKITGQKCVVTYARKSIAGFKVREGWPIGVKVTLRRERMYEFLDRLLSISLPRVRDFRGLNAKSFDGRGNYSMGVKEQIIFPEIDYDKIDALRGLDITLTTTARTDDEGRALLRAFKFPFRN, from the coding sequence ATGGCACGACTAAAAGAGATTTACCGGAAGGAAATCGCTCCGAAACTTAAGGAAGAACTTAAGCTTTCGAACGTGATGGAAGTTCCGCGCGTTACCAAAATCACCCTGAACATGGGTTTGGGCGAAGCGATCGGTGATAAGAAAATCATCGAGCACGCTGTAGCTGATTTGGAAAAAATCACGGGTCAAAAATGTGTAGTGACCTACGCTCGCAAGTCCATCGCAGGCTTTAAAGTTCGCGAAGGCTGGCCGATCGGCGTTAAGGTTACTCTGCGCCGTGAGCGTATGTATGAATTCCTGGATCGTCTGCTGTCGATCTCCCTGCCTCGGGTTCGCGACTTCCGCGGCCTGAATGCCAAGTCCTTCGATGGTCGTGGTAACTACAGCATGGGCGTTAAAGAGCAGATCATCTTCCCGGAAATCGACTACGACAAAATCGATGCCCTCCGCGGTCTGGACATTACCCTGACCACCACTGCTCGAACGGATGATGAAGGTCGCGCATTGCTGCGTGCATTCAAATTCCCGTTCCGCAACTGA
- the rpsN gene encoding 30S ribosomal protein S14 codes for MAKMSMKNRELKRQLTVAKFAKKRAALKAIIVDLNASPEARWEAQVALQKQPRDASAARMRNRCRLTGRPHGVYRKFGLGRNKLREAAMRGDVPGLVKASW; via the coding sequence ATGGCTAAGATGAGCATGAAAAACCGCGAGCTGAAACGTCAGCTTACGGTTGCCAAGTTCGCCAAAAAGCGTGCTGCGCTGAAAGCTATCATCGTTGATCTGAACGCAAGTCCAGAAGCACGTTGGGAAGCTCAAGTTGCTCTGCAGAAGCAGCCACGTGACGCAAGCGCTGCGCGCATGCGTAACCGCTGCCGCTTGACTGGTCGTCCGCATGGTGTTTACCGCAAGTTCGGCCTTGGCCGTAACAAATTGCGTGAAGCAGCAATGCGCGGTGACGTACCAGGTCTGGTTAAAGCCAGCTGGTAA
- the rpsH gene encoding 30S ribosomal protein S8, protein MSMQDPLADMLTRIRNAQMAEKSVVSMPSSTLKVAVAKVLKDEGYIADYQISSEIKPLLSIELKYFEGRSVIEEVKRVSRPGLRQYKSSEDLPKVRGGLGVSIVSTSKGVMTDRAARAAGVGGEVLCTVF, encoded by the coding sequence ATGAGTATGCAGGACCCGTTAGCGGACATGCTAACTCGAATCCGTAATGCCCAGATGGCTGAAAAGTCCGTCGTAAGCATGCCATCTTCCACGTTGAAGGTAGCTGTAGCCAAAGTTCTTAAGGACGAAGGTTACATCGCGGATTATCAGATCAGCAGCGAAATCAAACCACTGCTGTCTATCGAGCTGAAGTACTTCGAAGGCCGTTCGGTTATCGAAGAAGTTAAGCGCGTTAGCCGTCCAGGCCTGCGTCAGTACAAGTCCTCCGAAGATCTGCCGAAAGTTCGTGGCGGTCTAGGTGTGTCTATCGTCTCCACCAGCAAAGGTGTGATGACGGATCGTGCTGCGCGCGCTGCCGGTGTCGGCGGCGAAGTTCTTTGCACTGTGTTCTAA
- the rplF gene encoding 50S ribosomal protein L6: MSRVAKNPVKLPAGVEVKFAGQQLSVKGAKGTLELNIHSSVEIVEEAGELRFAARNGDQQTRAMAGTTRALVNNMVQGVSQGFERKLQLVGVGYKAQAKGTVLNLALGFSHPVDYELPEGITAETPSQTDILIKGIDKQLVGQVAAEIRGFRPPEPYKGKGVRYADEVVRRKEAKKK, translated from the coding sequence ATGTCACGCGTCGCTAAGAACCCCGTTAAGCTGCCAGCTGGTGTCGAAGTAAAATTCGCCGGCCAACAGCTTTCGGTGAAGGGTGCCAAGGGCACTCTAGAACTGAACATCCATTCGTCCGTTGAGATCGTTGAAGAAGCTGGTGAGCTGCGTTTCGCTGCTCGCAATGGCGATCAACAAACTCGCGCAATGGCTGGTACCACTCGTGCGTTGGTAAACAACATGGTCCAAGGCGTAAGCCAAGGCTTCGAGCGCAAGCTCCAGCTGGTCGGTGTTGGTTACAAAGCGCAAGCAAAAGGCACAGTGCTGAACCTGGCTCTTGGCTTCTCGCACCCAGTGGATTACGAATTGCCGGAAGGCATCACCGCTGAGACCCCAAGCCAAACCGATATCCTGATCAAGGGCATCGATAAGCAACTGGTAGGTCAGGTGGCCGCTGAGATCCGCGGTTTCCGTCCACCAGAGCCTTATAAAGGTAAGGGTGTACGTTACGCGGACGAAGTCGTCCGTCGTAAAGAAGCCAAGAAGAAGTAG
- the rplR gene encoding 50S ribosomal protein L18 produces MTDKKVTRLRRARKARLKMHELEVVRLCVFRSSQHIYAQVISADGSKVLASASTLDKELRDAATGNIDAATKVGQLVATRAKAAGVSQVAFDRSGFKYHGRVKALAEAAREAGLEF; encoded by the coding sequence ATGACCGACAAAAAAGTTACTCGACTGCGTCGCGCTCGCAAAGCACGTCTGAAAATGCACGAACTAGAAGTCGTGCGTCTCTGCGTGTTCCGCTCGTCTCAGCATATATACGCCCAGGTCATCTCGGCCGACGGCAGCAAAGTCCTGGCAAGCGCCTCGACTTTGGACAAAGAACTGCGTGATGCTGCCACTGGCAACATCGACGCGGCCACAAAGGTTGGCCAGCTGGTCGCTACGCGTGCAAAAGCCGCTGGCGTCTCGCAGGTGGCTTTCGACCGCTCTGGCTTCAAGTACCACGGCCGCGTGAAAGCGCTGGCTGAGGCTGCTCGTGAAGCTGGGCTGGAGTTCTAA
- the rpsE gene encoding 30S ribosomal protein S5: MSNNDQKRDEGYIEKLVQVNRVAKTVKGGRIFTFTALTVVGDGKGRVGFGRGKSREVPAAIQKAMEAARRNMIQVDLNGTTLQYAMKSAHGASKVYMQPASEGTGIIAGGAMRAVLEVAGVQNVLAKCYGSTNPVNVVHATFKGLKAMQSPESIAAKRGKSVKEIF; the protein is encoded by the coding sequence ATGTCAAATAACGACCAAAAGCGCGACGAAGGCTACATTGAGAAGCTGGTTCAAGTTAACCGCGTAGCCAAAACCGTTAAAGGCGGCCGTATCTTCACTTTCACCGCGTTGACCGTGGTTGGTGATGGTAAAGGGCGCGTTGGCTTCGGCCGTGGCAAGTCACGTGAAGTGCCTGCTGCGATCCAGAAGGCAATGGAAGCTGCTCGCCGCAACATGATTCAAGTGGACCTTAACGGCACCACTCTGCAGTACGCCATGAAATCCGCCCACGGCGCTTCCAAGGTTTACATGCAGCCTGCTTCTGAAGGTACCGGTATCATCGCTGGCGGCGCTATGCGTGCTGTCCTCGAAGTTGCTGGCGTTCAGAACGTACTGGCCAAGTGCTACGGCTCGACTAACCCGGTAAACGTGGTTCACGCCACTTTCAAAGGTTTGAAAGCTATGCAATCTCCTGAATCTATTGCTGCTAAGCGTGGCAAAAGCGTCAAGGAGATCTTCTGA
- the rpmD gene encoding 50S ribosomal protein L30: MATVKVTLIKSMTGRIPNHKLCIKGLGLRRIGHTVEVLDTPENRGMINKAYYMLRVEG, translated from the coding sequence ATGGCTACCGTTAAAGTAACGCTGATCAAAAGCATGACCGGCCGTATCCCTAATCACAAACTGTGCATTAAGGGTCTGGGTCTGCGTCGCATCGGTCACACTGTAGAAGTACTTGATACTCCCGAGAATCGCGGGATGATCAACAAGGCTTACTACATGCTGCGTGTAGAGGGTTAA
- the rplO gene encoding 50S ribosomal protein L15, translating into MKLNDLSPAPGSRREKHRPGRGIGSGLGKTGGRGHKGQSSRSGGTIAPGFEGGQQPLHRRLPKFGFVSLKAMDRAEVRLSELAKVAGDIVTVQTLKDANVINVNVLRVKIMLSGEVTRAVTIGKGIGATKGARSAIEAAGGKFEE; encoded by the coding sequence ATGAAACTCAATGATCTGAGTCCAGCGCCGGGTTCCCGTCGCGAAAAGCATCGTCCGGGCCGTGGTATCGGTAGCGGTTTGGGCAAGACTGGTGGCCGTGGTCACAAAGGTCAGTCCTCCCGTTCCGGTGGCACTATTGCTCCAGGCTTTGAAGGCGGCCAACAGCCGCTGCATCGCCGTCTGCCTAAGTTCGGTTTCGTTTCCCTGAAAGCCATGGATCGCGCAGAAGTGCGTTTGTCCGAGCTGGCTAAAGTGGCAGGCGACATCGTAACTGTGCAGACCCTGAAAGATGCCAACGTGATCAACGTCAACGTACTGCGTGTGAAAATCATGCTGTCCGGTGAGGTTACTCGCGCTGTCACAATCGGCAAGGGAATCGGCGCCACCAAAGGTGCGCGTTCGGCTATCGAAGCAGCTGGCGGCAAGTTCGAGGAATAA
- the secY gene encoding preprotein translocase subunit SecY yields the protein MAKQGALSALSKGGLSELWARLRFLFLAIIVYRIGAHIPVPGINPDRLADLFRQNEGTILSLFNMFSGGALERMSIFALGIMPYISASIIMQLMSAVSPQLEQLKKEGEAGRRKISQYTRYLTVVLALVQAIGMSIGLAGQGVAFTGDLGFHFVAITTFVAGAMFMMWLGEQITERGVGNGISMLIFSGIVAGLPRAIGQSFESARQGDINIFALVAIGLLAVAIIGFVVFIERGQRRIAVHYAKRQQGRKVFAAQTSHLPLKVNMAGVIPAIFASSILLFPASLGAWFGQSEGMGWLQDISQSIAPGQPLNILLFSAGIIFFCFFYTALMFNPKDVAENLKKSGAFIPGIRPGEQSARYIDGVLTRLTLFGALYMTAVCLLPQFLVVAANVPFYLGGTSLLIVVVVVMDFMSQVQSHLVSHQYESLMKKANLKGYGSGMLR from the coding sequence ATGGCTAAGCAAGGTGCTCTCTCAGCGCTCAGCAAAGGCGGGTTATCCGAGCTCTGGGCTCGACTGCGTTTTCTATTCCTGGCGATTATCGTCTACCGAATAGGCGCACACATCCCAGTTCCTGGTATCAACCCGGACCGGCTGGCGGACCTGTTTCGACAGAATGAGGGGACCATTCTTAGCTTGTTCAACATGTTTTCCGGCGGCGCGCTGGAGCGGATGAGTATTTTTGCGCTGGGGATCATGCCGTACATTTCGGCATCGATCATCATGCAGCTTATGTCCGCTGTCAGCCCGCAGCTGGAGCAGTTGAAGAAGGAAGGTGAAGCTGGTCGTCGCAAGATAAGCCAGTACACCCGCTACCTCACTGTCGTTCTTGCTCTCGTTCAGGCTATTGGCATGTCCATTGGTCTGGCGGGGCAAGGCGTAGCGTTCACTGGTGACCTAGGCTTCCATTTCGTTGCAATAACCACTTTTGTGGCGGGTGCAATGTTTATGATGTGGCTGGGTGAGCAGATTACTGAGCGTGGTGTTGGCAACGGTATCTCGATGTTGATTTTTTCGGGTATCGTCGCCGGTCTTCCGAGAGCAATAGGGCAGTCTTTCGAGTCTGCACGTCAGGGTGATATCAATATCTTCGCTTTGGTTGCTATCGGTTTGCTGGCAGTAGCGATTATCGGTTTTGTGGTGTTCATTGAGCGTGGTCAGCGTCGTATTGCTGTTCACTACGCCAAGCGTCAGCAGGGCCGCAAGGTTTTTGCTGCGCAGACTAGCCACTTGCCGCTGAAAGTGAATATGGCCGGTGTTATCCCGGCTATTTTTGCGAGCAGCATTTTGCTGTTCCCGGCTTCGCTGGGTGCCTGGTTTGGTCAGTCTGAAGGTATGGGCTGGTTGCAGGACATCTCGCAGTCGATCGCTCCTGGTCAGCCGTTGAATATTCTGCTGTTTAGTGCAGGGATTATTTTCTTCTGCTTCTTCTATACGGCGTTGATGTTCAATCCGAAAGACGTAGCGGAAAACCTGAAGAAGTCCGGTGCCTTTATTCCGGGTATCCGTCCAGGCGAGCAGTCGGCACGCTATATTGATGGCGTTTTGACTCGCTTGACTCTGTTCGGTGCTCTTTATATGACGGCCGTGTGCCTGTTGCCCCAGTTCCTGGTGGTTGCGGCAAACGTTCCGTTCTACCTTGGCGGGACCTCGTTGCTGATCGTGGTCGTGGTTGTTATGGACTTCATGTCCCAAGTACAATCGCACCTCGTTTCGCACCAGTACGAATCCCTGATGAAGAAAGCCAACCTGAAGGGCTACGGCAGCGGCATGCTTCGCTGA
- the rpmJ gene encoding 50S ribosomal protein L36: MKVRASVKKLCRNCKIIRREGVVRVICSAEPRHKQRQG, from the coding sequence ATGAAAGTTCGTGCATCGGTGAAAAAGCTGTGCCGTAACTGCAAGATTATTCGCCGCGAAGGTGTTGTTCGGGTAATTTGCAGCGCGGAACCACGTCACAAACAGCGCCAAGGCTGA
- the rpsM gene encoding 30S ribosomal protein S13: MARIAGVNIPDNKHTVISLTYIFGVGRTTAQKICAETGVNPAAKIKDLSDEQIELLRGEVAKFTTEGDLRREVNMKIKRLMDLGCYRGLRHRRGLPVRGQRTKTNARTRKGPRKPIRK; this comes from the coding sequence ATGGCCCGTATTGCAGGCGTTAACATTCCAGATAACAAGCACACTGTTATCTCGCTGACCTACATCTTTGGTGTTGGTCGCACTACTGCGCAGAAAATTTGCGCAGAGACTGGGGTAAACCCAGCCGCTAAGATCAAAGATCTGAGCGACGAGCAGATTGAGTTGCTGCGTGGCGAAGTGGCAAAGTTCACCACTGAAGGTGACCTGCGTCGTGAAGTCAACATGAAAATCAAACGCTTGATGGACTTGGGCTGCTACCGCGGTCTGCGCCATCGTCGTGGTCTTCCAGTACGCGGTCAGCGTACCAAGACCAACGCGCGTACTCGCAAAGGTCCGCGTAAGCCGATCCGCAAGTAA
- the rpsK gene encoding 30S ribosomal protein S11 produces the protein MAKPAARPRKKVKKTVVDGIAHIHASFNNTIVTITDRQGNALSWATSGGSGFRGSRKSTPFAAQVAAERAGQAALEYGLKNLDVNVKGPGPGRESAVRALNGCGYKIASITDVTPIPHNGCRPPKKRRV, from the coding sequence ATGGCAAAACCTGCTGCTCGTCCTCGTAAAAAAGTCAAAAAGACAGTGGTTGATGGCATCGCCCACATCCACGCGTCTTTCAACAACACAATCGTGACCATCACCGACCGTCAGGGTAACGCGCTTTCTTGGGCTACCTCCGGTGGTTCGGGTTTCCGCGGTTCTCGCAAGTCCACCCCGTTCGCTGCTCAAGTAGCTGCTGAACGTGCTGGTCAAGCTGCGCTGGAATATGGCCTGAAAAACCTTGACGTTAACGTTAAAGGTCCAGGTCCAGGTCGTGAGTCCGCTGTCCGTGCTTTGAACGGCTGTGGCTATAAGATCGCCAGCATCACCGACGTGACGCCAATCCCGCACAACGGGTGCCGTCCGCCGAAGAAGCGCCGCGTGTAA
- the rpsD gene encoding 30S ribosomal protein S4, translating into MARYIGPKCKLARREGTDLFLKSGVRAIESKCNIEAAPGIHGQRRGRQSDYGTQLREKQKVRRIYGVLERQFSGYYKQAAGKKGATGENLLQLLECRLDNVVYRMGFGSTRAESRQLVSHKSISVNGQTVNVPSYQVRAGDVVAIREKAKNQLRIVQALDLCAQRGRVEWVEVDTEKKSGVFKNVPARSDLSADINESLIVELYSK; encoded by the coding sequence ATGGCTCGTTACATTGGTCCAAAATGCAAACTGGCACGTCGTGAAGGCACCGATCTCTTCCTGAAGAGTGGTGTGCGCGCTATCGAATCGAAGTGCAATATTGAAGCTGCTCCAGGCATCCACGGCCAACGCCGCGGTCGCCAATCCGACTACGGCACCCAACTGCGTGAAAAGCAGAAGGTCCGTCGTATCTACGGCGTTCTCGAGCGTCAGTTCAGCGGCTACTACAAACAAGCTGCTGGCAAGAAAGGTGCAACTGGCGAAAACCTGTTGCAACTGCTCGAATGCCGCCTGGATAACGTCGTATACCGTATGGGTTTCGGTTCTACTCGTGCCGAATCTCGTCAGTTGGTATCGCACAAGTCGATCAGCGTTAACGGTCAAACCGTAAACGTTCCGTCGTACCAGGTTCGTGCTGGTGACGTGGTCGCTATTCGCGAGAAAGCAAAGAACCAGCTTCGCATTGTCCAAGCTCTCGATCTGTGTGCCCAACGTGGCCGCGTAGAATGGGTAGAAGTAGACACTGAGAAGAAGTCGGGCGTTTTCAAGAACGTTCCTGCTCGCAGTGATCTGTCCGCCGACATCAACGAAAGCCTGATTGTCGAGCTCTACTCCAAGTAA